In bacterium, the genomic stretch AAATCTCAGGTATCCTAAAAGACGTTTTCATTAATGAAGGGGATTATGTAAATCCAGGTGAACTCCTGGGTATAATTGATGACGAGGATATGAAGGCGAATCTTTTAAAAATTGAGAAGGAGTTGGAGATTAGCAAGAACAATCTTACTGCAGCAGAACAAGAGCTAAAGTTACTAAAACTCAGCAACGAGAACAGTTTGCGGGAAGCTGAAATCAATCTAAAGCAGGCTCAAGCGGAGCTCGAAAACCAGATCAAAATACAAGAAGCCTCGAAAACTATTTACGCCCAGACAGCAAAAGAGCTCAACTTGCCAAGTCCCAAAGAAGAACCATATGAGCTAAGGAACAAGAAGATGGTATATTGCACCATCAACTAATTAAGGGTATTATCTTTATTACGCCTCTGCCAA encodes the following:
- a CDS encoding biotin/lipoyl-binding protein, with translation ISGILKDVFINEGDYVNPGELLGIIDDEDMKANLLKIEKELEISKNNLTAAEQELKLLKLSNENSLREAEINLKQAQAELENQIKIQEASKTIYAQTAKELNLPSPKEEPYELRNKKMVYCTIN